Below is a window of Patescibacteria group bacterium DNA.
TAGGATTGCGCTTTTGTTTTCGAATCAGCCTTTGTTTTTCCTGCGCATTAGTTTTGCGAGCTTGGTTTTCTGCGACAAAGACTATCACCGAAAAAACAACGATAAACATGGCACCAATCGCAATAATTAAGACCAGCAGCACAGAGCAAGCTTATCAAATTTTCAGCATCTCGTCGGTCTTTTGCTTGGCGGTTGCTTCGATTTGTTCGTTGGTCACATTGATTTTTTCCTGCAGTTTCTTATCGAAGAGTTTTTCTTCGTCTTCGCCGATTTCCTCAGTCTCTGTCGCCGCCTTGGCTTTTTTCCGTAAATCCTCGCGGATGCGGCGCACCGCAATTTTCGCGTTTTCGGCGAACTCGCTGACGAGCTTCGTGAGAGTTTTGCGGCGTTCCTCCGTGAGCGGCGGGATATTCAGAATAATTCGCAAGCCGTCATTATTCGGATTCAATCCGAGCGCGGAATCGCGCAGACCTTTTTCGACAGCCGCGAGATTTGATTTGTCCCAGGGTTCGATGAAAATGGTTTTCGGATCGGGGATGCCAATGTTCGCGATATTGCGGATTGGCTGCGAGGCGCCGTAAATCTCCACTTGTAAATTTTCCACTAGTGTTGCGCTCGCACGACCGATTTGCAATCCGCTGAGCTCAGTCTTGAGCCGTTCCAGCGCTTTCGCGAGATGGTCGTCGGCGAGGTCGAGAAGTTCAGAAATACTCATTGTTGGGTAGTGTTAGTGGGTAGTGTTAGTGTTAGTTTTTACCGTAAATTAGGCTGCCGATATTCTCGCCCGCCACGGCTTTTTTTAAAAGTCCCGTTTTGGCGAAATTGAAAACGCGGATGGGAACATTTTTCTGCGCCAAAATTTCAAAAGCCTCGCGATCCATTACGCCGAGATTTTGCGCGAGGACTTCGGCGAAGCTGACTTTTTTCAAAAGCTTGGCCGACTTCGCTTGGCGCGGGTCGCGGTCGAAGACCCCGGCGACATTCGTCGCCTTCACGACCAGCTCACAACCGAGCTCCACCGCGCGCAGTGCCGCGGCGGTGTCCGTCGTCACGCCGGACTTCCCGGTGCCACCCGCGAGAATGGCGACGCCTTTTCGCTCCAAAAATTTACGCGCTGCTCGGGCGGAATATTTTTCCGCGAGCTCATCCGCGATTTTCACCGCGGAAAATACTTTCACGCGCAGTCCGAGTGCCGCGAGCGTGTTTTTCAAAACCACGGCATTAAACACCGTCGCCGTCATGCCAAGGAAATCCGACTCGACGCGCCCG
It encodes the following:
- a CDS encoding UMP kinase, whose translation is MKKILLKLSGEALGSGGVEAKILQRTMREIAAAAEKCSLAIVIGGGNIWRFRDKKNLAIGRVESDFLGMTATVFNAVVLKNTLAALGLRVKVFSAVKIADELAEKYSARAARKFLERKGVAILAGGTGKSGVTTDTAAALRAVELGCELVVKATNVAGVFDRDPRQAKSAKLLKKVSFAEVLAQNLGVMDREAFEILAQKNVPIRVFNFAKTGLLKKAVAGENIGSLIYGKN
- the frr gene encoding ribosome recycling factor gives rise to the protein MSISELLDLADDHLAKALERLKTELSGLQIGRASATLVENLQVEIYGASQPIRNIANIGIPDPKTIFIEPWDKSNLAAVEKGLRDSALGLNPNNDGLRIILNIPPLTEERRKTLTKLVSEFAENAKIAVRRIREDLRKKAKAATETEEIGEDEEKLFDKKLQEKINVTNEQIEATAKQKTDEMLKI